Proteins encoded in a region of the Stieleria neptunia genome:
- a CDS encoding RNA polymerase sigma factor, which yields MSQLYHDESTSSTLLHRTRQGNRLAQEQIYEIYCPLVYQWSRGVGLGHDDALDNVQQVFIKLFSNIASYDQQQGRFRHWLWRMTKNFAIDQFRKRQRDDAFHREVAMDVRSMDEPASATSNRIPQAVARRAIEVLMDRYEGRTREIAIEVLVHGRPAAAVAQQFNVSLGAVYTNRSRALKLLRESLNELEFFPVPERSPSDTSS from the coding sequence ATGTCTCAGCTATACCACGACGAATCGACGTCCTCCACGTTGCTCCACCGAACCCGGCAAGGAAACCGGCTGGCGCAGGAGCAGATTTATGAAATTTATTGCCCGCTGGTCTATCAGTGGAGCCGAGGTGTGGGGCTGGGGCACGACGACGCGCTCGACAATGTGCAGCAGGTGTTCATCAAACTGTTTTCAAACATTGCCTCGTATGACCAGCAACAGGGACGGTTCCGTCACTGGTTGTGGCGAATGACAAAAAACTTTGCGATCGACCAGTTTCGCAAGCGTCAACGCGACGATGCCTTCCACCGCGAGGTCGCGATGGACGTCCGGTCGATGGACGAACCGGCTTCGGCGACCAGCAACCGAATCCCCCAAGCCGTTGCACGGCGTGCGATCGAAGTCTTGATGGACCGATACGAAGGGCGGACCAGGGAAATCGCGATCGAAGTCTTGGTCCATGGCCGACCGGCCGCCGCAGTCGCCCAACAGTTCAATGTTTCACTCGGAGCGGTTTACACCAATCGATCACGAGCCCTCAAATTGTTGCGTGAATCCCTCAACGAACTGGAGTTTTTTCCCGTACCCGAGCGGAGTCCATCCGATACGAGTTCGTGA
- a CDS encoding TlpA family protein disulfide reductase: MDQEADIVEAAPEDLQAARYGFFEVGDQKWAYILDEPEEGDSKLYIDTNGDGDLTNDPEAEWKSSKQGEYTMYSGSGEIDLGDDKIGTINFFRFDPNDERRQSLKDTILFYTDFGYEYTFELDGQEFSTFVSGSPSQSTRFPVDRDGNGKISRRFETASVGKPFNFTGTTYVFELKDGALSLEEAAEELEQMQMPPDLTIGKQALTFTATTMDGDEINFPDSYAGKIVMLDFWATWCGPCIGEIPHMKKAYANWHENGFDILGISFDRADMEEKILAFLEKNEQPWPQIYEGKMWDTTLGNMHDVSGIPFVLLVDGDSGEILATARQLRGPGLSDFIKAQLEQKFDIELEDKPDPADEEEASKEASKEAEDKEAEDEDSEDKDGAGESEE; the protein is encoded by the coding sequence ATGGACCAGGAAGCGGACATCGTCGAGGCGGCACCGGAAGACCTGCAAGCCGCCCGCTACGGATTCTTCGAAGTTGGCGACCAGAAGTGGGCTTACATTTTGGATGAGCCCGAAGAGGGCGATTCGAAACTCTACATCGACACCAACGGCGACGGTGACTTGACCAATGATCCGGAAGCGGAATGGAAGTCCAGCAAGCAAGGTGAATACACGATGTACAGCGGAAGCGGAGAAATCGATTTGGGGGATGACAAGATCGGCACGATCAATTTCTTTCGCTTCGATCCGAACGACGAGCGCCGCCAATCTCTCAAAGACACGATCCTGTTCTACACCGATTTCGGATACGAATACACGTTCGAATTGGACGGACAAGAGTTCAGCACGTTCGTCAGCGGGTCGCCCTCGCAATCGACTCGATTCCCAGTCGATCGCGACGGAAATGGAAAGATCAGCCGTCGATTCGAAACCGCTTCGGTCGGCAAGCCTTTCAATTTCACGGGCACGACCTACGTCTTCGAATTGAAGGACGGAGCACTCTCGCTGGAAGAGGCCGCCGAAGAACTGGAGCAAATGCAGATGCCACCGGATCTGACAATCGGCAAGCAAGCCCTAACGTTCACCGCGACGACGATGGACGGCGACGAGATCAACTTCCCCGATTCCTACGCGGGCAAGATCGTGATGCTGGATTTTTGGGCCACCTGGTGCGGCCCCTGTATCGGCGAAATCCCGCACATGAAAAAAGCCTATGCGAACTGGCACGAAAACGGATTCGACATCCTCGGCATCAGTTTTGACCGCGCCGACATGGAAGAAAAGATCCTGGCGTTCCTGGAAAAAAACGAGCAACCCTGGCCACAGATTTACGAGGGGAAGATGTGGGACACGACGCTCGGCAACATGCACGACGTCAGCGGGATTCCCTTTGTCCTGCTCGTCGACGGCGACAGCGGTGAAATCCTGGCCACCGCAAGACAACTACGAGGCCCCGGCTTGAGCGATTTCATCAAAGCTCAGCTGGAACAGAAATTCGACATCGAACTGGAAGACAAACCGGATCCGGCCGACGAGGAGGAAGCCTCCAAGGAAGCCTCCAAGGAAGCCGAAGACAAGGAAGCCGAAGACGAGGACTCCGAAGACAAGGACGGCGCGGGGGAATCGGAAGAATAG
- a CDS encoding choice-of-anchor D domain-containing protein, with product MARRSPAQLRKPSKRSRFRSLFCDPLEPRLLLAANLHNEALPADVDGNGAVTPSDAAAVIEYLSGSTETKEIVAHFDVSGDGSVTPRDGLLVVNYLANSDPESDGGTFGAAAASAGPDRPAVVVPNGPSADWWFDLDSDPDVEADQSYGLSNDFGADSVFLAADWNGDGEDDLVVVRKDYAAGKWQWFVNTNEDPFYFGLLENPSTGQPADIPVAGDWDGAGGANAGVARPNGEFLDWYITTDDNETAEIGPVLFGLSGDIPVTGDWGVRDPVTGDWEGDGRDKIGTARRGSGLLQWYLDIDGNGGFEAATEGPFEFGLSDPTDTPVVGDWDNDGADDLGVARNVPVANRIDWYRNTDRNDPFAHLPVYQYGLTSHTTVVAGRWGSKPEISVTESGHEIGTGQRVNLAESGLDPTSTTLWINNTGNHPLTVTPGLVPAGFLIADFPPSPIEPGQSAPFTVELDVAVVGYQSGDFTISTNDENESQFLLRLNESAPRISLPEVVADMYPFGTFTVGQSLSHTFEVHNDGRADLVISNPLIEGDFDLQPDAFPTTVKPRGKYKTFTITADTSSPGPRTGTLTFETNDPDANPFVIEFSADVEVPKPDIEASVANGEAFPFGTVTPLSETLLTRVIRIDNVGNAPLVLNSFTLPGNVFSMDGSLFPITIQPKAHTNLSPAFHVDQAVEGLNTSLLTLDINDASENPYVIRLEGTYHSNPASGAMLVVDRASNGGAYPFPDGQESQPSRVPFTISNSGDAPLTLTAASTATADFSIPASGNPGFPLSIPPGDSEVIFVGMDTSSSGPKSGQLRLHHDATPGVYTINLSGNVSSAPVFVKSTHLFSFEKSGVRLVNTTADRSIINPDRSDIVQLTEFSNGEYSFEIVFTAQSLGLTDVNETIDAFAYPYPGGLLYLSTEGRATAGNAQSGEITFGPGDIVSYDPGRGRWSNVFDAASVSLDGNIDGIDYVGSSQFVVSLEQDGQLALGGQNQSVSRNDLLTLYVQTGEFSKRHSASDITTSLANVDAVSSTVGKPIVSLDKFGVGFVDGSTTAEPQDTVRLSEGRWEMFLDGTDFGIEGGNANVSGYQAVSQVGRSSAVYGDYSDAPPRYPQTSHATVPGAPYFGATVDEEPGAQPEANADGDDRDIFFLGESFQGGAENGLMIPALPAGHVMEMGGPVGAAPDAEDGFTIPKLVAGQTMEMGVHVGGAPGVVDGWIDFNGDGDWDDDGEHILDALSLPVGISTVSFVVPSDARPRDTFARFRIAETAVPDAATDVVGGEVEDYKVSFEQTDFLVTHTSDSGAGSLRQAILDANAASGPATIRFEIPDTDEGLVDVDSLLPGGDATPDVFRIAPESALPTLNNASGHPVFIDGSTQQTFGGDTNAFGPEIEISGLSAGGGSHGVVIESDFATLHALVVNDFGNTGVVIRGDHAILTGSFVGTDAIGATAKPNRGTAGVFIDGAEDVIVGGHSIADRNVISGNTRDGIAVDLSRRVDVSGNYIGTTADGMQPLANDEKGIEIGRSHQVRVGGDRRIGSGNVISGNTRHGISVTLGSSEIDISGNFVGVDSQGYNPLGNGERGVSISNSVDVAVGGNKLEGLGNVISANGSHGVIADAGSSLITISGNLIGTDSTGVIDLGNSGRGITVTDVSEVLIGGPIPAHGNVISGNVTNAIGNNFGQLIQDITITSNIIGLNAAGNAAIPNGSPTGDSQGIRIRNAFNVTIGAPGAGNVISGNAGSFARGIGMSQTTNLTIQANRIGTDASGTAMIGNTRDGIHIDSSSVVLIGGAAEGEGNLISGNDRDGVLIEDSIGVDLLGNKIGTDITGMLDFGNGEDGISVYGTTNLRIGGNLGAASNVVSGNDRTGIDLSGYGHNDDFNSGITIAGNLIGTTADGNSPLANRREGLLISRTYRAIVEQNVISGNGVEPSGVPNSAPGVSIQDARLDTTVFQWPVSEGGNDHYYLIAPPMLWADAESTATAVGGHLASVTSQDEADFIQAAFRSTDAFHRSEDLYIGLNDRDVESVFQWTTNEPFDPVGFAPWRSNEPHANGNNDDAVLLKTDGTWDNVRDDSVMFSLFEFEFEPIFSPGTATLQDSEIRLMDNTIGLGLDRLTPLGNGGFGAFIRRSETVWVQGNFVADNGGAGIEFDDTSVAIVGGPLSDARNQIFGNAADGLSITGSSEGVFVGPNSIFNNGGLGIDLGNDGPTPNDPDDVDAGPNGLQNTPTIQRVAISETNTVIFGTLQSDPDTTFSIELFANDVAAAEEAEGEIYLGTAYASTGPTGLGTFQMTVPDVVAPDLYLTATAEHQLRGTSEFSPGVQLSQLVVPTVESIAINRGSASRSQVTSLEVMFDDEVDHAALATAFSLENLSTQTQVTSLVVTAAVNADGKTSVALTFGAGPSVDGRLGEGSLGNSLADGHYKLTIAAASVQSASGGPGMVDDHVFGAEEADGFFRLYGDTDGDRDVDGQDYGRFGLAFLKSSGQSGFDPDLDRDGDGDVDGQDYGSFGIRFLKKLTFP from the coding sequence ATGGCTCGTCGGTCTCCAGCACAGTTGCGCAAACCGTCCAAGCGGTCCCGTTTTCGCAGCCTGTTCTGCGATCCGTTGGAACCACGATTGCTGCTGGCGGCGAATTTGCACAACGAAGCATTACCGGCGGACGTCGATGGAAACGGGGCGGTGACGCCGTCGGATGCCGCAGCGGTGATCGAGTACCTGAGCGGCTCAACAGAGACGAAGGAGATTGTGGCTCATTTTGACGTCAGCGGCGATGGTTCGGTGACGCCCCGCGACGGTTTGCTGGTGGTCAATTATCTGGCGAATTCCGATCCTGAGAGCGATGGCGGGACGTTTGGCGCGGCGGCTGCCTCGGCCGGACCCGATCGGCCGGCCGTGGTCGTGCCCAACGGCCCTTCGGCGGATTGGTGGTTCGATTTGGATTCCGATCCAGACGTCGAAGCCGACCAAAGCTATGGGTTGAGCAACGATTTCGGCGCCGATTCGGTGTTTTTGGCGGCCGACTGGAACGGAGACGGCGAAGACGACTTGGTCGTGGTCCGCAAGGACTACGCCGCCGGCAAATGGCAGTGGTTCGTCAATACAAACGAAGATCCCTTTTACTTTGGATTGCTGGAAAATCCGTCGACGGGGCAGCCGGCCGACATTCCGGTCGCCGGCGACTGGGACGGTGCCGGCGGCGCCAACGCCGGCGTCGCACGACCCAACGGCGAGTTTTTGGACTGGTACATCACCACCGACGACAATGAGACCGCCGAGATCGGACCGGTGCTGTTCGGACTCAGCGGCGACATTCCCGTCACCGGCGACTGGGGCGTCCGCGACCCGGTGACGGGCGATTGGGAGGGCGACGGCCGTGATAAGATCGGCACCGCCAGGCGCGGTTCGGGGTTGCTGCAATGGTACCTGGACATCGACGGCAATGGAGGCTTCGAGGCGGCGACCGAAGGACCGTTCGAGTTCGGTCTGAGCGACCCCACCGACACGCCCGTTGTCGGCGACTGGGACAACGACGGCGCCGACGATTTAGGAGTCGCTCGCAACGTCCCGGTCGCCAATCGGATCGACTGGTACCGCAACACCGATCGCAACGATCCGTTTGCCCATCTGCCGGTCTATCAGTACGGATTGACGTCCCACACGACCGTCGTGGCCGGTCGCTGGGGAAGTAAACCCGAAATTTCGGTCACGGAGTCGGGGCATGAGATTGGGACGGGGCAGCGAGTCAATCTCGCCGAATCCGGACTCGATCCGACATCAACAACACTCTGGATCAACAACACCGGCAATCACCCACTGACGGTGACGCCCGGGCTAGTTCCAGCCGGATTTTTGATCGCGGATTTTCCGCCAAGCCCGATTGAACCCGGTCAGTCGGCTCCCTTCACCGTCGAGCTGGATGTGGCGGTTGTCGGATATCAGAGCGGTGACTTCACGATCTCAACGAACGATGAAAATGAATCGCAGTTTTTGTTGCGTTTGAATGAGTCTGCACCACGAATCAGCCTGCCGGAAGTCGTCGCCGACATGTATCCGTTTGGCACCTTCACGGTTGGCCAATCCCTTAGCCATACCTTCGAAGTCCACAACGATGGACGCGCCGATTTGGTCATTTCGAATCCCTTGATCGAAGGGGATTTCGATCTCCAACCCGACGCTTTCCCGACAACGGTTAAACCCCGCGGCAAGTATAAAACGTTCACGATCACGGCCGACACGTCATCCCCCGGCCCGAGAACGGGCACCCTGACGTTCGAAACAAACGATCCGGACGCGAATCCGTTTGTCATTGAATTCAGTGCCGACGTCGAGGTGCCCAAGCCGGATATCGAAGCGAGCGTTGCAAACGGGGAAGCGTTTCCCTTCGGAACGGTCACGCCGCTATCGGAGACACTGCTGACGCGCGTCATTCGAATCGACAATGTCGGGAACGCGCCGCTGGTGTTGAACTCGTTCACGCTTCCCGGAAATGTTTTTTCAATGGACGGATCACTGTTCCCCATCACGATCCAGCCGAAAGCCCACACCAACCTATCACCGGCATTCCATGTCGACCAGGCTGTTGAAGGTCTCAATACATCGCTGCTGACTCTGGACATCAACGACGCATCGGAAAATCCATACGTGATTCGACTGGAAGGAACATACCACTCCAACCCCGCATCCGGCGCCATGCTGGTTGTTGATCGAGCTTCCAACGGCGGAGCCTATCCGTTTCCAGACGGACAAGAATCCCAACCCAGTCGCGTGCCCTTTACGATCAGCAACTCCGGTGATGCCCCGCTAACGTTGACTGCAGCTTCGACCGCGACGGCAGACTTCAGCATTCCCGCGAGCGGGAACCCCGGCTTTCCACTTTCGATTCCCCCAGGCGATAGCGAGGTCATTTTCGTCGGAATGGACACGTCCAGTTCGGGCCCCAAGTCTGGACAGCTTCGGTTGCACCATGACGCGACCCCAGGCGTCTACACGATCAATTTAAGCGGCAACGTTTCCTCGGCACCGGTGTTCGTCAAATCAACGCACCTATTTTCTTTTGAAAAGTCCGGGGTTCGGCTCGTCAACACAACGGCCGATCGTTCGATCATCAATCCCGATCGGTCTGACATTGTTCAGTTGACGGAATTCAGCAACGGTGAGTACTCCTTCGAAATCGTGTTCACCGCTCAATCGCTGGGGCTAACCGATGTAAATGAAACCATCGATGCGTTTGCTTATCCCTACCCTGGCGGGCTGTTGTACTTATCGACTGAAGGACGGGCGACCGCCGGAAACGCTCAGAGCGGTGAAATCACCTTCGGCCCTGGCGACATCGTCAGTTACGATCCCGGCCGCGGTCGATGGTCCAACGTGTTTGACGCAGCGTCTGTTTCTTTGGACGGTAATATCGACGGAATCGACTACGTTGGAAGCAGTCAGTTCGTGGTTTCCCTTGAACAAGATGGTCAACTCGCACTAGGCGGCCAAAATCAATCGGTTTCAAGGAACGACCTTTTGACGTTGTACGTGCAGACGGGAGAGTTCAGCAAACGTCATTCGGCCAGCGACATCACGACCTCTCTGGCGAACGTCGACGCGGTTTCATCGACCGTCGGCAAACCGATCGTCTCGCTGGACAAGTTTGGGGTCGGTTTTGTTGACGGTTCGACAACCGCGGAACCTCAGGACACGGTTCGGTTATCGGAAGGTCGCTGGGAGATGTTTTTGGATGGAACTGATTTTGGGATTGAAGGGGGAAATGCAAATGTGAGTGGATACCAAGCGGTTTCGCAAGTTGGTCGGTCCAGTGCGGTGTATGGCGACTACAGCGACGCACCGCCGCGCTATCCGCAAACCTCTCACGCAACCGTTCCGGGAGCACCGTACTTCGGTGCGACCGTTGACGAGGAACCCGGTGCGCAGCCCGAAGCCAATGCCGATGGCGATGATCGAGACATTTTCTTTCTCGGCGAATCTTTCCAGGGCGGTGCCGAGAATGGTCTGATGATTCCGGCGTTGCCCGCGGGCCACGTCATGGAAATGGGGGGCCCTGTCGGTGCTGCCCCCGATGCCGAGGACGGTTTCACAATTCCGAAATTGGTCGCGGGTCAAACCATGGAAATGGGCGTCCATGTCGGCGGCGCCCCCGGAGTCGTCGACGGCTGGATCGACTTCAACGGCGACGGTGATTGGGATGACGATGGTGAACACATCCTCGATGCACTCAGCTTGCCCGTGGGAATTTCCACGGTCTCGTTCGTCGTGCCCAGCGACGCCCGGCCCCGAGACACCTTCGCGCGTTTTCGCATCGCCGAAACCGCCGTCCCCGATGCCGCCACCGATGTCGTCGGAGGCGAAGTGGAAGATTACAAGGTCAGCTTCGAACAGACCGATTTTCTGGTGACCCATACATCCGATAGCGGTGCCGGCTCGTTGCGACAAGCCATCCTGGATGCAAACGCTGCATCCGGCCCGGCGACGATTCGCTTTGAAATCCCCGATACGGACGAGGGATTGGTCGACGTTGATTCCCTGCTGCCGGGCGGCGATGCCACGCCGGATGTCTTTCGGATCGCGCCCGAAAGTGCCTTGCCGACCCTCAACAACGCATCGGGCCACCCGGTCTTCATCGACGGATCCACTCAACAAACCTTCGGCGGAGACACCAACGCATTCGGACCAGAAATCGAAATCAGCGGACTGTCAGCGGGCGGCGGAAGCCACGGGGTCGTGATCGAATCTGATTTCGCAACCCTGCACGCCTTGGTGGTCAACGATTTCGGCAATACGGGCGTCGTGATCCGAGGTGATCACGCCATTCTGACGGGCAGCTTTGTCGGCACCGATGCGATAGGAGCGACCGCCAAGCCGAATCGGGGAACGGCAGGCGTTTTCATCGACGGCGCCGAGGATGTCATCGTCGGAGGCCACAGCATCGCAGATCGAAATGTCATTTCAGGGAACACTCGAGACGGGATCGCCGTCGACTTGAGTCGCCGCGTGGACGTTTCGGGCAACTACATCGGCACGACGGCCGACGGCATGCAGCCGCTCGCCAACGATGAAAAGGGAATTGAGATCGGCCGCAGCCACCAGGTGCGCGTCGGCGGAGACCGGCGGATCGGATCGGGCAACGTCATCTCGGGCAACACGCGTCACGGGATCAGCGTCACCCTGGGAAGCTCAGAAATCGACATCAGCGGCAATTTCGTCGGCGTCGATTCACAAGGTTACAACCCACTCGGCAACGGAGAACGCGGCGTGTCGATCAGCAATTCGGTCGACGTGGCTGTCGGTGGAAACAAACTGGAAGGTCTGGGGAACGTCATCTCCGCCAACGGCAGCCACGGCGTGATCGCGGATGCGGGAAGTTCATTGATCACCATTTCGGGCAACCTGATCGGCACCGATTCGACCGGAGTGATTGATCTCGGCAACTCGGGGCGTGGCATCACTGTCACCGATGTGTCCGAAGTCTTGATCGGCGGCCCGATACCTGCCCACGGAAACGTGATCTCAGGCAACGTCACCAACGCAATCGGAAACAATTTTGGTCAGCTGATCCAAGACATCACCATCACCAGCAACATCATCGGGCTCAACGCGGCCGGCAATGCCGCGATCCCCAACGGTAGCCCCACGGGAGACTCGCAAGGGATTCGGATTAGAAACGCCTTCAATGTGACGATCGGAGCACCGGGGGCTGGCAACGTGATTTCGGGAAACGCGGGAAGTTTCGCACGCGGGATCGGGATGTCCCAAACTACCAATCTGACCATCCAGGCAAATCGGATCGGGACCGATGCGTCGGGAACCGCCATGATCGGGAACACTCGGGACGGCATTCATATTGATTCGTCGAGCGTCGTGTTGATCGGAGGAGCCGCGGAAGGCGAAGGAAATCTGATCTCTGGAAATGATCGAGATGGAGTGCTGATCGAAGACAGCATTGGAGTGGATCTGCTGGGAAACAAGATCGGAACGGATATCACCGGTATGCTGGATTTCGGCAACGGCGAAGACGGGATCAGCGTCTATGGGACCACCAACCTTCGCATCGGTGGGAATCTCGGCGCCGCATCCAACGTGGTTTCGGGCAACGATCGCACTGGAATCGATCTTTCTGGGTATGGACACAACGATGATTTTAACTCCGGCATCACCATCGCCGGCAATTTGATCGGCACCACGGCCGACGGGAACAGCCCGCTTGCCAATCGGCGTGAAGGGTTGTTGATCTCACGCACGTACCGCGCCATTGTTGAACAGAACGTGATCAGCGGAAACGGTGTCGAACCCAGCGGCGTACCCAACAGTGCCCCCGGCGTGTCGATCCAGGACGCCCGCCTGGATACGACCGTGTTTCAGTGGCCGGTCTCGGAAGGTGGAAACGACCACTATTACCTGATCGCGCCTCCGATGCTTTGGGCGGACGCCGAATCAACCGCCACGGCAGTTGGCGGACATCTGGCCAGCGTGACCTCTCAGGACGAAGCCGATTTTATCCAGGCGGCGTTTCGGTCCACCGATGCCTTTCACCGCTCCGAAGATCTCTACATCGGACTCAACGACCGCGATGTCGAGTCCGTGTTTCAATGGACGACCAACGAACCCTTCGATCCGGTCGGCTTCGCACCGTGGCGGTCAAACGAACCCCATGCCAACGGAAACAACGACGATGCGGTTTTGTTGAAGACAGACGGAACTTGGGACAACGTGCGCGACGATTCGGTGATGTTTTCTCTGTTCGAATTCGAATTCGAACCGATCTTCTCTCCGGGCACGGCAACGTTGCAGGATTCTGAAATTCGATTGATGGACAACACGATCGGTCTCGGTCTCGATCGCCTCACCCCGCTCGGCAATGGCGGATTCGGCGCATTCATTCGTCGCAGTGAAACGGTTTGGGTGCAAGGGAATTTCGTGGCGGACAATGGCGGAGCCGGGATCGAGTTTGATGACACGTCCGTCGCGATTGTGGGAGGACCGCTTTCGGACGCGAGGAACCAGATCTTTGGCAATGCTGCCGATGGGCTGAGCATCACAGGCAGCAGCGAGGGGGTTTTTGTGGGCCCCAACAGCATCTTCAACAACGGTGGTCTTGGAATCGATCTCGGCAACGACGGACCGACGCCGAACGATCCTGATGACGTCGATGCCGGGCCCAACGGGCTGCAAAACACGCCCACGATCCAGCGCGTCGCGATTTCAGAAACCAACACGGTAATCTTCGGCACGCTGCAAAGCGATCCAGATACAACGTTTTCGATCGAACTGTTTGCCAATGATGTCGCCGCTGCGGAAGAAGCCGAGGGTGAGATTTACTTGGGGACTGCGTACGCCAGCACCGGTCCAACGGGTCTGGGGACCTTTCAAATGACGGTGCCGGACGTCGTTGCCCCGGATCTGTACCTGACTGCCACCGCGGAACACCAGCTCAGGGGGACATCCGAGTTTTCTCCGGGGGTGCAGCTCAGCCAACTGGTCGTCCCGACCGTCGAGTCGATTGCCATCAATCGCGGCTCGGCCAGTCGTTCCCAAGTCACATCACTGGAGGTGATGTTCGACGATGAAGTCGATCATGCCGCGCTGGCGACGGCGTTTAGCCTTGAGAATCTCAGCACTCAAACCCAAGTGACGTCGCTGGTGGTCACGGCAGCGGTCAACGCCGATGGCAAAACATCCGTCGCGCTGACCTTCGGGGCGGGGCCGTCGGTCGATGGACGCCTCGGGGAGGGATCACTCGGGAACTCGCTTGCCGACGGGCATTACAAACTGACGATTGCTGCCGCGTCGGTGCAGTCGGCGAGCGGAGGTCCGGGCATGGTTGACGATCATGTCTTTGGTGCCGAGGAGGCCGACGGATTCTTCCGGCTCTACGGCGACACCGACGGTGATCGTGACGTCGATGGTCAGGATTACGGCCGATTCGGGCTCGCGTTCCTCAAGTCCAGCGGCCAGAGCGGCTTCGACCCCGACCTGGATCGCGATGGAGACGGTGACGTCGATGGACAGGATTATGGCAGTTTCGGGATCCGATTTCTCAAGAAACTGACATTCCCTTGA